One region of Clavibacter michiganensis subsp. tessellarius genomic DNA includes:
- a CDS encoding MarR family winged helix-turn-helix transcriptional regulator: MAGGMSAEDELASWPTGRLLSTAARAVEHAWAEALTTLGVTHAGLIALHLLRDGPLSQIQLARSAHVETQTMSRTLERLEREGLVSRAQDPHDRRRHVVARTEAGAEAWARAQDLERDVVPGIARSEEMRRGLIDVIRQAGRPGGAS, encoded by the coding sequence ATGGCCGGAGGGATGTCCGCCGAGGACGAGCTCGCGAGCTGGCCCACGGGCCGGCTGCTGTCCACGGCCGCTCGCGCGGTCGAGCACGCGTGGGCCGAGGCGCTCACCACGCTCGGCGTCACGCACGCCGGCCTCATCGCGCTGCACCTTCTGCGCGACGGGCCGCTCAGCCAGATCCAGCTCGCCCGCTCCGCGCACGTCGAGACGCAGACCATGTCGCGCACGCTCGAGCGCCTGGAGCGGGAGGGCCTCGTGTCGCGCGCGCAGGATCCGCACGACCGCCGCCGCCACGTCGTCGCCCGCACCGAGGCCGGCGCCGAGGCGTGGGCCCGCGCGCAGGACCTCGAGCGCGACGTCGTCCCCGGCATCGCGCGCTCCGAGGAGATGCGCCGCGGCCTCATCGACGTGATCCGCCAGGCCGGCCGCCCGGGCGGCGCCTCGTGA